One window from the genome of Osmerus eperlanus chromosome 1, fOsmEpe2.1, whole genome shotgun sequence encodes:
- the ubap2a gene encoding ubiquitin-associated protein 2a isoform X2, translated as MMTSLGGDKARGPRDKALPASTHITQPQKQLQATAEQIRLAQMIYDKNDADFEGKVNQLMEVTGKNQDECMVALHDCNEDVNRAINFLLESTSDTTSWETVGKKKPLVKDGPSEGKENKENREKRAEREGSRGRGGANRRGKGASRNRQGRPEENGVEVAPVERVESSAERGRRGRGRGECIGCPFGSSGPVHALFGQGSGGRGRGRGPPVSRFSAQGMGTFNPADYTSERSTGTTQGEAWETGANNNSTDGTGVGATRVAWRSTMDDWAAEDWSEDFSETKVFTSSCAPAAENHITTRQSVDLATLLQKPVGVRGEEGGIKAPSAQNLVFTNSHHHHTPAQTRNGTGMSTGTTSYAHAALSSVLGAGFGDLGQSKRSQSSPGAQILEQLKGPGLGPLPSSQAPPPSTQLGSPLGRLPGLGAHGAPPSTSSWDIKGSEPSASQFSREFALQPEPSLVLSQLRHSGPPLPLACQPQPPTSSAPSQQTAASAEVSAATTSPAQEGPLLTASGGSKTAPSVGPDPQGSNTPQQQRAQLKVQKRRIPPSSKIPSSAVEMPGSADVPGLNLQFGALDFGSESALPDFGSADNCGGVGSRESPPVPAPAPQNQSSLYSKPHSESLVGPLSSSEPIYPSPSVSMPSLAPSLLGTASSVAPHSSSSSTPSSVPSSSPFVSAGSDYDCGVAPHSRLAFSQSKENPGPVMNGLNGVRSTAALDKHGSATFTVRSVALSLPAPSVASTPKSESPASLSLSTSSAPPAHMPPSHSAALSSLATDMTSASLAQLNSHVSSSHSSVSALGSSSLTYTSVDSNVSSLAPLSGSSFSSAPPPSAHLVNSSISQLGHMSSMMSGAGGVHAALGLGPNGTSSNLNTPRTAPLLSSSTGKAPPNLSQGVPPLLPNQYIMGPGGLLPAYPQIYGYEDLHMLQSRLPMPSLQDYYGITFPGPTALSGRDGSLANNPYSVFFPLLSQRDSGEVTKFGRGDSTSPAPPTSLSAPQPPQGQNQGQSQPQPPQPQGQPQGQHHSSQQAFLPPGYSYTGLPYYAGMPSAVPSAAFQYAPTMFVPPGSQGPSSAKQHGMGLGLGNPSASPFQQQQQQQQASSYGQHTFSSGYEDLTQGPAGGDYSKGYSNSSQTQAKSTATGPGKGVSVTSSNSGVPDISGTVYNKTQSFDKQGFHAGTPPPFNLPSALGGPGPLNPGGAPGGYAPAPFLHILPAHQQQHSQLLHHHLAQDGQGGPSQRGQSSSMQQKSQVNKSSYGSSPYWAN; from the exons AACCGGgagaagagggcagagagagagggcagccgGGGGCGAGGGGGCGCCAACCGGAGGGGCAAAGGGGCCAGTCGCAACCGACAAG GGCGGCCGGAGGAGAACGGCGTGGAGGTGGCCCcagtagagagggtggagagctcGGCTGAGCGAGGCCGCAGGGGAAGAGGGCGAGGTGAGTGCATAGGCTGCCCCTTCGGCAGCTCAGGCCCCGTACACGCTCTCTTTGGCCAAG gaTCGGGAGGCcgaggtagaggcagggggcCACCAGTGAGCAGGTTCTCTGCCCAGGGAATGGG gaCCTTCAACCCAGCGGACTACACCTCAGAAAGAAGCACGGGGACCACACAGGGAGAAGCGTGGGAGACAGGggccaacaacaacagcacagaTGGGACAGGTGTGGGCGCCACACGG GTTGCCTGGAGAAGCACTATGGACGACTGGGCAGCCGAGGACTGGAGCGAGGAC ttctCTGAGACCAAAGTGTTCACCTCCTCCTGTGCGCCTGCTGCTGAGAACCACATCACAACTCGGCAAAG tGTGGACCTGGCTACCCTGCTGCAGAAGCCTGTGGGGgtacgaggagaggaggggggtatcAAAGCCCCCTCGGCCCAGAACTTGGTCTTCACCaactcccaccaccaccacaccccggCCCAAACCCGCAACGGGACGGGCATGAGTACAGGCACCACCAGCTACGCACACGCTGCCCTG tccTCGGTGCTGGGCGCAGGGTTCGGGGACCTGGGCCAGTCCAAGAGGAGTCAGTCCAGTCCTGGCGCCCAAATCCTGGAGCAGCTCAAGGGGCCGGGCCTGgggcccctgccctcctctcaggCCCCTCCACCCAGCACACAGCTGGGCAGCCCCCTGGGGAGGCTGCCTGGGCTGGGGGCTCACGGGGCCCCACCCTCCACGTCCAGCTGGGATATTAAGGGCTCGGAGCCCAGCGCCTCCCAGTTTAGCC GGGAGTTTGCCCTGCAGCCCGAACCCTCCCTGGTGCTGAGCCAGCTGAGACACTccggcccccccctgcccctggccTGCCAGCCGcagccccccacctcctccgccccctcccagcAGACTGCGGCCAGTGCCGAGGTCTCCGCCGCCACCACCTCGCCCGCCCAGGAAGGACCCTTGCTCACGGCCAGCGGCGGCTCCAAGACTGCCCCCAGCGTAGGGCCGGACCCTCAGGGCAGCAACACGCCGCAGCAGCAGCGGGCACAGCTAAAGGTTCAGAAACGAAGGATACCTCCCTCTTCTAAG ATCCCCTCCTCCGCGGTGGAGATGCCCGGCTCGGCTGACGTCCCCGGCCTCAACCTGCAGTTCGGGGCCCTGGACTTTGGCTCGGAGTCGGCGCTGCCGGACTTTGGCTCGGCGGACAACTGCGGTGGTGTGGGGTCCAGGGAGTCCCCCCCTGTCCCGGCACCAGCCCCCCAGAACCAGAGCAGCCTCTATTCCAAACCCCACAG TGAGTCTTTAGTTGGCCCACTCTCTTCCTCGGaacccatctacccctccccGTCGGTGTCAATGCCCAGCCTCGCCCCCTCCTTGCTGGGCACGGCCAGCTCCGTggccccccactcctcctcctcctccaccccctcctcggtcccctcctcctcgcccttcGTCTCAGCGGGGAGCGACTATGACTGTGGCGTGGCTCCTCACTCACGTCTGGCCTTCTCTCAGAGCAAAGAGAACCCAGGACCGGTCATG AATGGTCTGAATGGTGTAAGGAGCACAGCTGCTCTCGACA AACACGGCTCCGCGACTTTCACCGTGCGTTCTGTCGCTCTCTCCCTGCCAGCCCCGTCAGTGGCGTCCACACCAAAGTCCGAGTCTCCGGCGTCTCTGAGCCTCAGCACCAGCAgtgccccccccgcccacatgcccccctcccacagcgctgcgctctccaGCCTGGCGACCGACATGACCTCGGCCAGCCTAGCACAACTCAACAG CCATGTCAGTAGTAGTCATTCCTCAGTCTCAGCTCTCGGATCCAGCTCCCTCACG TACACCAGTGTGGACAGCAACGTGAGCTCTCTGGCGCCCCTATCAGGCTCCTCCTTCTCGTCAGCTCCGCCTCCCTCAGCCCACCTGGTCAACAGTAGCATCAGCCAGCTGGGTCACATGAGCAGCATGATGAGCGGGGCCGGGGGGGTTCATGCCGCCCTGGGCCTGGGCCCGAACGGAACCAGCTCCAATCTCAACACCCCCAGGACCGCcccgctgctctcctcctccactg ggaaAGCTCCCCCTAACTTGTCCCAGGGGGTTCCCCCGCTGCTGCCCAACCAGTACATCATGGGTCCAGGAGGGCTGCTGCCAGCCTACCCA CAGATCTACGGATATGAGGACCTCCACATGTTACAGTCCAGACTGCCAATG cCCTCTTTGCAGGATTACTATGGAATCACATTCCCTGGCCCCACAGCTCTCTCTGGTAGAGATGGAAGCCTTGCCAATAACCCTTACTCGG TATTTTTTCCCCTCTTATCCCAACGCGATTCAGGTGAAGTCACAAAGTTTGGCCGCGGTGACtccacctccccagccccccccaccagcctgtccgccccccagcccccccagggcCAGAACCAGGGCCAgagccagccccagcccccccagccccagggccAGCCCCAGGGCCAGCACCACAGCAGCCAGCAGGCCTTCCTGCCTCCGGGCTACAGCTACACGGGCCTGCCCTACTACGCCGGCATGCCCAGCGCCGTGCCCAGCGCAGCCTTCCAGTACGCCCCCACCATGTTCGTGCCCCCGGGCAGCCAGGGCCCGTCGTCTGCCAAGCAGCATGGCATGGGCCTTGGCCTGGGGAACCCGTCGGCCAGCCCCtttcagcagcaacagcagcaacagcaggccAGCAGCTACGGCCAGCACACCTTCAGCTCag GGTACGAGGACCTGACCCAGGGGCCAGCAGGAGGGGACTACAGCAAAGGCTACAGCAACTCCTCCCAGACACAGGCCAAATCTACTGCTACAGGCCCTGGAAAAG GTGTCTCTGTGACATCAAGCAACTCTGGAGTGCCAGACATCAGTGGAACTGTTTACAACAAGACCCAG TCCTTTGATAAGCAGGGTTTCCATGCAGGGACCCCCCCACCCTTCAACCTGCCGTCAGCACTGGGGGGCCCGGGGCCCCTCAACCCTGGAGGAGCCCCTGGAGGCTACGCTCCGGCCCCcttcctccacatcctccccgCCCACCAGCAACAACACTCCCAGCTGCTGCACCACCACCTGGCCCAGGacggacag GGCGGACCAAGTCAACGTGGCCAGTCCAGCAGCATGCAGCAGAAGAGCCAGGTCAACAAGTCCAGCTATGGCAGCTCCCCATACTGGGCCAACTGA
- the ubap2a gene encoding ubiquitin-associated protein 2a isoform X3, with the protein MMTSLGGDKARGPRDKALPASTHITQPQKQLQATAEQIRLAQMIYDKNDADFEGKVNQLMEVTGKNQDECMVALHDCNEDVNRAINFLLESTSDTTSWETVGKKKPLVKDGPSEGKENKENREKRAEREGSRGRGGANRRGKGASRNRQGRPEENGVEVAPVERVESSAERGRRGRGRGECIGCPFGSSGPVHALFGQGSGGRGRGRGPPVSRFSAQGMGTFNPADYTSERSTGTTQGEAWETGANNNSTDGTVAWRSTMDDWAAEDWSEDVSFSETKVFTSSCAPAAENHITTRQSVDLATLLQKPVGVRGEEGGIKAPSAQNLVFTNSHHHHTPAQTRNGTGMSTGTTSYAHAALSSVLGAGFGDLGQSKRSQSSPGAQILEQLKGPGLGPLPSSQAPPPSTQLGSPLGRLPGLGAHGAPPSTSSWDIKGSEPSASQFSREFALQPEPSLVLSQLRHSGPPLPLACQPQPPTSSAPSQQTAASAEVSAATTSPAQEGPLLTASGGSKTAPSVGPDPQGSNTPQQQRAQLKVQKRRIPPSSKIPSSAVEMPGSADVPGLNLQFGALDFGSESALPDFGSADNCGGVGSRESPPVPAPAPQNQSSLYSKPHSESLVGPLSSSEPIYPSPSVSMPSLAPSLLGTASSVAPHSSSSSTPSSVPSSSPFVSAGSDYDCGVAPHSRLAFSQSKENPGPVMNGLNGVRSTAALDKHGSATFTVRSVALSLPAPSVASTPKSESPASLSLSTSSAPPAHMPPSHSAALSSLATDMTSASLAQLNSHVSSSHSSVSALGSSSLTYTSVDSNVSSLAPLSGSSFSSAPPPSAHLVNSSISQLGHMSSMMSGAGGVHAALGLGPNGTSSNLNTPRTAPLLSSSTGKAPPNLSQGVPPLLPNQYIMGPGGLLPAYPQIYGYEDLHMLQSRLPMPSLQDYYGITFPGPTALSGRDGSLANNPYSVFFPLLSQRDSGEVTKFGRGDSTSPAPPTSLSAPQPPQGQNQGQSQPQPPQPQGQPQGQHHSSQQAFLPPGYSYTGLPYYAGMPSAVPSAAFQYAPTMFVPPGSQGPSSAKQHGMGLGLGNPSASPFQQQQQQQQASSYGQHTFSSGYEDLTQGPAGGDYSKGYSNSSQTQAKSTATGPGKGVSVTSSNSGVPDISGTVYNKTQSFDKQGFHAGTPPPFNLPSALGGPGPLNPGGAPGGYAPAPFLHILPAHQQQHSQLLHHHLAQDGQGGPSQRGQSSSMQQKSQVNKSSYGSSPYWAN; encoded by the exons AACCGGgagaagagggcagagagagagggcagccgGGGGCGAGGGGGCGCCAACCGGAGGGGCAAAGGGGCCAGTCGCAACCGACAAG GGCGGCCGGAGGAGAACGGCGTGGAGGTGGCCCcagtagagagggtggagagctcGGCTGAGCGAGGCCGCAGGGGAAGAGGGCGAGGTGAGTGCATAGGCTGCCCCTTCGGCAGCTCAGGCCCCGTACACGCTCTCTTTGGCCAAG gaTCGGGAGGCcgaggtagaggcagggggcCACCAGTGAGCAGGTTCTCTGCCCAGGGAATGGG gaCCTTCAACCCAGCGGACTACACCTCAGAAAGAAGCACGGGGACCACACAGGGAGAAGCGTGGGAGACAGGggccaacaacaacagcacagaTGGGACAG TTGCCTGGAGAAGCACTATGGACGACTGGGCAGCCGAGGACTGGAGCGAGGACGTAAGT ttctCTGAGACCAAAGTGTTCACCTCCTCCTGTGCGCCTGCTGCTGAGAACCACATCACAACTCGGCAAAG tGTGGACCTGGCTACCCTGCTGCAGAAGCCTGTGGGGgtacgaggagaggaggggggtatcAAAGCCCCCTCGGCCCAGAACTTGGTCTTCACCaactcccaccaccaccacaccccggCCCAAACCCGCAACGGGACGGGCATGAGTACAGGCACCACCAGCTACGCACACGCTGCCCTG tccTCGGTGCTGGGCGCAGGGTTCGGGGACCTGGGCCAGTCCAAGAGGAGTCAGTCCAGTCCTGGCGCCCAAATCCTGGAGCAGCTCAAGGGGCCGGGCCTGgggcccctgccctcctctcaggCCCCTCCACCCAGCACACAGCTGGGCAGCCCCCTGGGGAGGCTGCCTGGGCTGGGGGCTCACGGGGCCCCACCCTCCACGTCCAGCTGGGATATTAAGGGCTCGGAGCCCAGCGCCTCCCAGTTTAGCC GGGAGTTTGCCCTGCAGCCCGAACCCTCCCTGGTGCTGAGCCAGCTGAGACACTccggcccccccctgcccctggccTGCCAGCCGcagccccccacctcctccgccccctcccagcAGACTGCGGCCAGTGCCGAGGTCTCCGCCGCCACCACCTCGCCCGCCCAGGAAGGACCCTTGCTCACGGCCAGCGGCGGCTCCAAGACTGCCCCCAGCGTAGGGCCGGACCCTCAGGGCAGCAACACGCCGCAGCAGCAGCGGGCACAGCTAAAGGTTCAGAAACGAAGGATACCTCCCTCTTCTAAG ATCCCCTCCTCCGCGGTGGAGATGCCCGGCTCGGCTGACGTCCCCGGCCTCAACCTGCAGTTCGGGGCCCTGGACTTTGGCTCGGAGTCGGCGCTGCCGGACTTTGGCTCGGCGGACAACTGCGGTGGTGTGGGGTCCAGGGAGTCCCCCCCTGTCCCGGCACCAGCCCCCCAGAACCAGAGCAGCCTCTATTCCAAACCCCACAG TGAGTCTTTAGTTGGCCCACTCTCTTCCTCGGaacccatctacccctccccGTCGGTGTCAATGCCCAGCCTCGCCCCCTCCTTGCTGGGCACGGCCAGCTCCGTggccccccactcctcctcctcctccaccccctcctcggtcccctcctcctcgcccttcGTCTCAGCGGGGAGCGACTATGACTGTGGCGTGGCTCCTCACTCACGTCTGGCCTTCTCTCAGAGCAAAGAGAACCCAGGACCGGTCATG AATGGTCTGAATGGTGTAAGGAGCACAGCTGCTCTCGACA AACACGGCTCCGCGACTTTCACCGTGCGTTCTGTCGCTCTCTCCCTGCCAGCCCCGTCAGTGGCGTCCACACCAAAGTCCGAGTCTCCGGCGTCTCTGAGCCTCAGCACCAGCAgtgccccccccgcccacatgcccccctcccacagcgctgcgctctccaGCCTGGCGACCGACATGACCTCGGCCAGCCTAGCACAACTCAACAG CCATGTCAGTAGTAGTCATTCCTCAGTCTCAGCTCTCGGATCCAGCTCCCTCACG TACACCAGTGTGGACAGCAACGTGAGCTCTCTGGCGCCCCTATCAGGCTCCTCCTTCTCGTCAGCTCCGCCTCCCTCAGCCCACCTGGTCAACAGTAGCATCAGCCAGCTGGGTCACATGAGCAGCATGATGAGCGGGGCCGGGGGGGTTCATGCCGCCCTGGGCCTGGGCCCGAACGGAACCAGCTCCAATCTCAACACCCCCAGGACCGCcccgctgctctcctcctccactg ggaaAGCTCCCCCTAACTTGTCCCAGGGGGTTCCCCCGCTGCTGCCCAACCAGTACATCATGGGTCCAGGAGGGCTGCTGCCAGCCTACCCA CAGATCTACGGATATGAGGACCTCCACATGTTACAGTCCAGACTGCCAATG cCCTCTTTGCAGGATTACTATGGAATCACATTCCCTGGCCCCACAGCTCTCTCTGGTAGAGATGGAAGCCTTGCCAATAACCCTTACTCGG TATTTTTTCCCCTCTTATCCCAACGCGATTCAGGTGAAGTCACAAAGTTTGGCCGCGGTGACtccacctccccagccccccccaccagcctgtccgccccccagcccccccagggcCAGAACCAGGGCCAgagccagccccagcccccccagccccagggccAGCCCCAGGGCCAGCACCACAGCAGCCAGCAGGCCTTCCTGCCTCCGGGCTACAGCTACACGGGCCTGCCCTACTACGCCGGCATGCCCAGCGCCGTGCCCAGCGCAGCCTTCCAGTACGCCCCCACCATGTTCGTGCCCCCGGGCAGCCAGGGCCCGTCGTCTGCCAAGCAGCATGGCATGGGCCTTGGCCTGGGGAACCCGTCGGCCAGCCCCtttcagcagcaacagcagcaacagcaggccAGCAGCTACGGCCAGCACACCTTCAGCTCag GGTACGAGGACCTGACCCAGGGGCCAGCAGGAGGGGACTACAGCAAAGGCTACAGCAACTCCTCCCAGACACAGGCCAAATCTACTGCTACAGGCCCTGGAAAAG GTGTCTCTGTGACATCAAGCAACTCTGGAGTGCCAGACATCAGTGGAACTGTTTACAACAAGACCCAG TCCTTTGATAAGCAGGGTTTCCATGCAGGGACCCCCCCACCCTTCAACCTGCCGTCAGCACTGGGGGGCCCGGGGCCCCTCAACCCTGGAGGAGCCCCTGGAGGCTACGCTCCGGCCCCcttcctccacatcctccccgCCCACCAGCAACAACACTCCCAGCTGCTGCACCACCACCTGGCCCAGGacggacag GGCGGACCAAGTCAACGTGGCCAGTCCAGCAGCATGCAGCAGAAGAGCCAGGTCAACAAGTCCAGCTATGGCAGCTCCCCATACTGGGCCAACTGA
- the ubap2a gene encoding ubiquitin-associated protein 2a isoform X7, translating to MMTSLGGDKARGPRDKALPASTHITQPQKQLQATAEQIRLAQMIYDKNDADFEGKVNQLMEVTGKNQDECMVALHDCNEDVNRAINFLLESTSDTTSWETVGKKKPLVKDGPSEGKENKENREKRAEREGSRGRGGANRRGKGASRNRQGRPEENGVEVAPVERVESSAERGRRGRGRGSGGRGRGRGPPVSRFSAQGMGTFNPADYTSERSTGTTQGEAWETGANNNSTDGTGVGATRVAWRSTMDDWAAEDWSEDVSFSETKVFTSSCAPAAENHITTRQSVDLATLLQKPVGVRGEEGGIKAPSAQNLVFTNSHHHHTPAQTRNGTGMSTGTTSYAHAALSSVLGAGFGDLGQSKRSQSSPGAQILEQLKGPGLGPLPSSQAPPPSTQLGSPLGRLPGLGAHGAPPSTSSWDIKGSEPSASQFSREFALQPEPSLVLSQLRHSGPPLPLACQPQPPTSSAPSQQTAASAEVSAATTSPAQEGPLLTASGGSKTAPSVGPDPQGSNTPQQQRAQLKVQKRRIPPSSKIPSSAVEMPGSADVPGLNLQFGALDFGSESALPDFGSADNCGGVGSRESPPVPAPAPQNQSSLYSKPHSESLVGPLSSSEPIYPSPSVSMPSLAPSLLGTASSVAPHSSSSSTPSSVPSSSPFVSAGSDYDCGVAPHSRLAFSQSKENPGPVMNGLNGVRSTAALDKHGSATFTVRSVALSLPAPSVASTPKSESPASLSLSTSSAPPAHMPPSHSAALSSLATDMTSASLAQLNSHVSSSHSSVSALGSSSLTYTSVDSNVSSLAPLSGSSFSSAPPPSAHLVNSSISQLGHMSSMMSGAGGVHAALGLGPNGTSSNLNTPRTAPLLSSSTGKAPPNLSQGVPPLLPNQYIMGPGGLLPAYPQIYGYEDLHMLQSRLPMPSLQDYYGITFPGPTALSGRDGSLANNPYSVFFPLLSQRDSGEVTKFGRGDSTSPAPPTSLSAPQPPQGQNQGQSQPQPPQPQGQPQGQHHSSQQAFLPPGYSYTGLPYYAGMPSAVPSAAFQYAPTMFVPPGSQGPSSAKQHGMGLGLGNPSASPFQQQQQQQQASSYGQHTFSSGYEDLTQGPAGGDYSKGYSNSSQTQAKSTATGPGKGVSVTSSNSGVPDISGTVYNKTQSFDKQGFHAGTPPPFNLPSALGGPGPLNPGGAPGGYAPAPFLHILPAHQQQHSQLLHHHLAQDGQGGPSQRGQSSSMQQKSQVNKSSYGSSPYWAN from the exons AACCGGgagaagagggcagagagagagggcagccgGGGGCGAGGGGGCGCCAACCGGAGGGGCAAAGGGGCCAGTCGCAACCGACAAG GGCGGCCGGAGGAGAACGGCGTGGAGGTGGCCCcagtagagagggtggagagctcGGCTGAGCGAGGCCGCAGGGGAAGAGGGCGAG gaTCGGGAGGCcgaggtagaggcagggggcCACCAGTGAGCAGGTTCTCTGCCCAGGGAATGGG gaCCTTCAACCCAGCGGACTACACCTCAGAAAGAAGCACGGGGACCACACAGGGAGAAGCGTGGGAGACAGGggccaacaacaacagcacagaTGGGACAGGTGTGGGCGCCACACGG GTTGCCTGGAGAAGCACTATGGACGACTGGGCAGCCGAGGACTGGAGCGAGGACGTAAGT ttctCTGAGACCAAAGTGTTCACCTCCTCCTGTGCGCCTGCTGCTGAGAACCACATCACAACTCGGCAAAG tGTGGACCTGGCTACCCTGCTGCAGAAGCCTGTGGGGgtacgaggagaggaggggggtatcAAAGCCCCCTCGGCCCAGAACTTGGTCTTCACCaactcccaccaccaccacaccccggCCCAAACCCGCAACGGGACGGGCATGAGTACAGGCACCACCAGCTACGCACACGCTGCCCTG tccTCGGTGCTGGGCGCAGGGTTCGGGGACCTGGGCCAGTCCAAGAGGAGTCAGTCCAGTCCTGGCGCCCAAATCCTGGAGCAGCTCAAGGGGCCGGGCCTGgggcccctgccctcctctcaggCCCCTCCACCCAGCACACAGCTGGGCAGCCCCCTGGGGAGGCTGCCTGGGCTGGGGGCTCACGGGGCCCCACCCTCCACGTCCAGCTGGGATATTAAGGGCTCGGAGCCCAGCGCCTCCCAGTTTAGCC GGGAGTTTGCCCTGCAGCCCGAACCCTCCCTGGTGCTGAGCCAGCTGAGACACTccggcccccccctgcccctggccTGCCAGCCGcagccccccacctcctccgccccctcccagcAGACTGCGGCCAGTGCCGAGGTCTCCGCCGCCACCACCTCGCCCGCCCAGGAAGGACCCTTGCTCACGGCCAGCGGCGGCTCCAAGACTGCCCCCAGCGTAGGGCCGGACCCTCAGGGCAGCAACACGCCGCAGCAGCAGCGGGCACAGCTAAAGGTTCAGAAACGAAGGATACCTCCCTCTTCTAAG ATCCCCTCCTCCGCGGTGGAGATGCCCGGCTCGGCTGACGTCCCCGGCCTCAACCTGCAGTTCGGGGCCCTGGACTTTGGCTCGGAGTCGGCGCTGCCGGACTTTGGCTCGGCGGACAACTGCGGTGGTGTGGGGTCCAGGGAGTCCCCCCCTGTCCCGGCACCAGCCCCCCAGAACCAGAGCAGCCTCTATTCCAAACCCCACAG TGAGTCTTTAGTTGGCCCACTCTCTTCCTCGGaacccatctacccctccccGTCGGTGTCAATGCCCAGCCTCGCCCCCTCCTTGCTGGGCACGGCCAGCTCCGTggccccccactcctcctcctcctccaccccctcctcggtcccctcctcctcgcccttcGTCTCAGCGGGGAGCGACTATGACTGTGGCGTGGCTCCTCACTCACGTCTGGCCTTCTCTCAGAGCAAAGAGAACCCAGGACCGGTCATG AATGGTCTGAATGGTGTAAGGAGCACAGCTGCTCTCGACA AACACGGCTCCGCGACTTTCACCGTGCGTTCTGTCGCTCTCTCCCTGCCAGCCCCGTCAGTGGCGTCCACACCAAAGTCCGAGTCTCCGGCGTCTCTGAGCCTCAGCACCAGCAgtgccccccccgcccacatgcccccctcccacagcgctgcgctctccaGCCTGGCGACCGACATGACCTCGGCCAGCCTAGCACAACTCAACAG CCATGTCAGTAGTAGTCATTCCTCAGTCTCAGCTCTCGGATCCAGCTCCCTCACG TACACCAGTGTGGACAGCAACGTGAGCTCTCTGGCGCCCCTATCAGGCTCCTCCTTCTCGTCAGCTCCGCCTCCCTCAGCCCACCTGGTCAACAGTAGCATCAGCCAGCTGGGTCACATGAGCAGCATGATGAGCGGGGCCGGGGGGGTTCATGCCGCCCTGGGCCTGGGCCCGAACGGAACCAGCTCCAATCTCAACACCCCCAGGACCGCcccgctgctctcctcctccactg ggaaAGCTCCCCCTAACTTGTCCCAGGGGGTTCCCCCGCTGCTGCCCAACCAGTACATCATGGGTCCAGGAGGGCTGCTGCCAGCCTACCCA CAGATCTACGGATATGAGGACCTCCACATGTTACAGTCCAGACTGCCAATG cCCTCTTTGCAGGATTACTATGGAATCACATTCCCTGGCCCCACAGCTCTCTCTGGTAGAGATGGAAGCCTTGCCAATAACCCTTACTCGG TATTTTTTCCCCTCTTATCCCAACGCGATTCAGGTGAAGTCACAAAGTTTGGCCGCGGTGACtccacctccccagccccccccaccagcctgtccgccccccagcccccccagggcCAGAACCAGGGCCAgagccagccccagcccccccagccccagggccAGCCCCAGGGCCAGCACCACAGCAGCCAGCAGGCCTTCCTGCCTCCGGGCTACAGCTACACGGGCCTGCCCTACTACGCCGGCATGCCCAGCGCCGTGCCCAGCGCAGCCTTCCAGTACGCCCCCACCATGTTCGTGCCCCCGGGCAGCCAGGGCCCGTCGTCTGCCAAGCAGCATGGCATGGGCCTTGGCCTGGGGAACCCGTCGGCCAGCCCCtttcagcagcaacagcagcaacagcaggccAGCAGCTACGGCCAGCACACCTTCAGCTCag GGTACGAGGACCTGACCCAGGGGCCAGCAGGAGGGGACTACAGCAAAGGCTACAGCAACTCCTCCCAGACACAGGCCAAATCTACTGCTACAGGCCCTGGAAAAG GTGTCTCTGTGACATCAAGCAACTCTGGAGTGCCAGACATCAGTGGAACTGTTTACAACAAGACCCAG TCCTTTGATAAGCAGGGTTTCCATGCAGGGACCCCCCCACCCTTCAACCTGCCGTCAGCACTGGGGGGCCCGGGGCCCCTCAACCCTGGAGGAGCCCCTGGAGGCTACGCTCCGGCCCCcttcctccacatcctccccgCCCACCAGCAACAACACTCCCAGCTGCTGCACCACCACCTGGCCCAGGacggacag GGCGGACCAAGTCAACGTGGCCAGTCCAGCAGCATGCAGCAGAAGAGCCAGGTCAACAAGTCCAGCTATGGCAGCTCCCCATACTGGGCCAACTGA